CTATCGCGTAGGCTGCGCCTACTACTTCGTCGGATACATCCCCAATAACCAGGCTCTGTACACGAGGCTCCAGAACGCGGGCTATACGCTGGTCTTTAAGCCAGTCAGCTATCGCGGCGATGCCAAGCCGAAAGGGAACGTGGACGCCGAGCTAGTGCTCCAGGCGATGATCGAGTATCCCCACTATGTCCGGGCGGTCGTGGTCACCAGCGACGGGGATTTTGGCTGCCTGGTCCGCTACCTCTATGAGCAGGCGAAGCTGGAGCGTGTGCTCAGTCCCAACAGAAAGGGCTGCTCTGCACTCTTGAAGCGGGCAGCCCGCGAGAGACTCGACTTCCTCGAGGACGC
This portion of the Candidatus Methylomirabilota bacterium genome encodes:
- a CDS encoding NYN domain-containing protein, giving the protein MPNFAFIDGQNLHLGIAELGWRVDWRRFRTYLEEHYRVGCAYYFVGYIPNNQALYTRLQNAGYTLVFKPVSYRGDAKPKGNVDAELVLQAMIEYPHYVRAVVVTSDGDFGCLVRYLYEQAKLERVLSPNRKGCSALLKRAARERLDFLEDAKRKVEYKS